In one window of Acidimicrobiales bacterium DNA:
- the nirD gene encoding nitrite reductase small subunit NirD, which translates to MSAGTEVTTTWVAVCPAEQIVPETGVCALVEGEQVAVFRLADGSVWALGNLDPFSGASVMARGIVGDRAGVPVVASPVYKQCFDLRTGACLDDPSVALPAHRTEVVEGVVLVAAQEGMAT; encoded by the coding sequence ATGAGCGCCGGCACCGAGGTGACGACCACGTGGGTGGCGGTCTGCCCGGCCGAGCAGATCGTGCCCGAGACGGGCGTGTGCGCCCTGGTCGAGGGCGAACAGGTGGCGGTGTTCCGCCTGGCCGACGGCAGCGTGTGGGCCCTCGGCAACCTCGATCCCTTCAGCGGCGCCTCGGTGATGGCCCGGGGGATCGTCGGCGACCGCGCCGGCGTCCCCGTGGTCGCCTCACCGGTCTACAAGCAGTGCTTCGACCTCCGCACCGGCGCGTGCCTCGACGACCCCTCGGTGGCCCTCCCGGCCCACCGGACCGAGGTGGTCGAGGGGGTGGTCCTGGTGGCGGCCCAGGAGGGCATGGCTACCTGA
- a CDS encoding ABC transporter ATP-binding protein — MIEVERASKWFGDVVAVSEVTCRVGPGVTALLGPNGAGKSTLLRMISGLTPPSQGTVRVLGQAPHGSPALYRRIGLVPQQEALFDRLSGPAFVRLAADLHGLDAPGEATERALSEVELDGSDDRPLATYSKGMRQRLKVAQAIVHQPDVLLLDEPLEGLDPRQRLHLIGLVTRIAASGRCVLVSSHVLEEVERFGSRVLVIAQGRLAAEGDFRAIRELMDTRPHRLRLRSDRPRELAAALVASGLVAGVRLDGAGTVLVDVTDVAAFRRGVAPAAVEAGARLLELVPLDDDLESVFRYLVEPR, encoded by the coding sequence ATGATCGAGGTCGAGCGGGCATCGAAGTGGTTCGGCGATGTGGTCGCGGTGTCGGAGGTGACGTGCCGGGTCGGCCCCGGCGTGACCGCCCTCCTCGGGCCCAACGGGGCCGGCAAGTCGACGTTGCTCCGGATGATCAGCGGGCTCACGCCGCCGTCGCAGGGGACGGTCCGCGTCCTCGGCCAGGCGCCGCACGGCTCGCCGGCGCTGTACCGGCGCATCGGCCTCGTCCCCCAGCAAGAAGCCCTCTTCGACCGTCTCAGCGGACCGGCCTTCGTCCGCCTCGCCGCCGACCTCCACGGCCTCGACGCGCCCGGGGAGGCGACCGAACGGGCCCTGAGCGAGGTCGAGCTCGACGGGAGCGACGACCGGCCGCTCGCCACCTACTCCAAGGGCATGCGCCAGCGGCTCAAGGTGGCGCAGGCCATCGTCCACCAGCCCGACGTGTTGCTCCTCGACGAGCCCCTCGAGGGCCTCGACCCCCGCCAGCGCCTCCACCTCATCGGCCTCGTGACCCGCATCGCGGCGTCGGGCCGCTGCGTGCTCGTCTCCAGCCACGTGCTGGAAGAGGTCGAGCGCTTCGGGTCCCGGGTGCTGGTCATCGCCCAGGGCCGACTCGCCGCCGAGGGCGACTTCCGCGCCATCCGCGAGCTCATGGACACCCGGCCCCACCGCCTCCGCCTGCGCTCCGACCGGCCCCGCGAGCTCGCCGCCGCCCTGGTCGCCTCCGGACTCGTCGCCGGCGTCCGGCTCGACGGTGCCGGCACCGTGCTGGTCGACGTCACCGACGTGGCCGCCTTCCGGCGTGGCGTGGCGCCCGCCGCGGTGGAGGCCGGCGCCCGCCTCCTCGAGCTGGTGCCCCTCGACGACGACCTCGAGAGCGTGTTCCGCTACCTGGTGGAGCCCCGATGA
- a CDS encoding ABC transporter permease, with the protein MADARIVDRGYRPYDGPRSGTRGAVRSLAWHSVLRALGLKRSPWAKVFPALSVLIAYLPAAVFVGVAALLPENLATDTGLLPTYADYYGFISAAIIIFVALVGPEVLCTDRRNGMLGLYLASPLTRATYLGAKVLAVAPVLALVTLGPLLLLLVGLTFADAGPDGMVDFLGILARMVAGGVVISVAYTAISLAAASLTDRRAVASAAVILLLLVSASAASTLVGIGGDTRIQLLNLFFLPFELVQRIYGQVGEEPAIATLELVAATFAWTAAAAGVVWGRYRRLQVAR; encoded by the coding sequence GTGGCTGACGCCCGCATCGTCGACCGCGGCTACCGCCCCTACGACGGTCCGCGGAGCGGGACCAGGGGCGCGGTGCGCAGCCTGGCCTGGCACAGCGTGCTGCGCGCCCTCGGCCTCAAGCGCTCCCCGTGGGCGAAGGTCTTCCCCGCTCTCTCGGTCCTGATCGCCTACCTGCCCGCCGCGGTGTTCGTCGGCGTGGCCGCGCTCCTCCCCGAGAACCTCGCAACAGACACCGGCCTCCTGCCCACCTACGCCGACTACTACGGCTTCATCAGCGCCGCCATCATCATCTTCGTGGCCCTGGTCGGCCCGGAGGTGCTGTGCACCGACCGGCGCAACGGCATGCTCGGCCTCTACCTGGCGTCACCCCTCACCCGGGCCACCTACCTCGGGGCCAAGGTCCTCGCCGTGGCCCCGGTGCTGGCGCTGGTGACCCTCGGGCCGCTGCTGTTGCTCCTGGTGGGGCTCACCTTCGCCGACGCCGGGCCCGACGGCATGGTCGACTTCCTCGGGATCCTCGCCCGCATGGTGGCCGGCGGCGTGGTGATCTCGGTGGCGTACACGGCGATCTCCCTGGCGGCCGCCAGCCTCACCGACCGCCGAGCGGTGGCGTCGGCGGCCGTCATCCTCCTGCTCCTGGTGTCGGCGTCGGCCGCGAGCACGCTCGTGGGCATCGGGGGCGACACCCGCATCCAACTGCTCAACCTCTTCTTCCTGCCCTTCGAGCTGGTGCAGCGCATCTACGGCCAAGTCGGCGAGGAGCCCGCCATCGCCACCCTCGAGCTGGTCGCCGCCACCTTTGCGTGGACGGCGGCCGCCGCCGGCGTGGTCTGGGGCCGCTACCGCCGCCTGCAGGTAGCGCGATGA
- a CDS encoding ABC transporter ATP-binding protein, with protein sequence MTVVLAQGVVKCWGATTALAGATFEVHSGVTGLLGANGAGKTTLLGLLLGFHRPDEGTLQVLGLDPTVAGPAVRERIGYAPEYDALPGDERAHDLVRHLAEVHGLPHREAVGRASDALWQVGLGEERFRPVGTMSTGQRQRVKLAAALAHDPALLLLDEPTNGLDPVQRDEMLALIRRISHDIGIDVVLSSHLLEEVERTCDAVVILGDGVVAASGSLDALRGAERGLAVDVVDADSAHTLLVALAAVAPELPVEQDGPRLVVAGDAGTAADAVRDAAARAGVPLRRLAPRTTTLEEVFLASGAATGEAGRG encoded by the coding sequence ATGACCGTCGTGTTGGCCCAGGGGGTGGTGAAGTGCTGGGGCGCCACGACCGCCCTCGCCGGCGCCACGTTCGAGGTGCACTCCGGCGTGACCGGCCTCCTCGGCGCCAACGGTGCCGGCAAGACGACCCTCCTCGGCCTGCTGCTCGGGTTCCACCGGCCCGACGAAGGGACGCTGCAGGTCCTCGGCCTCGACCCCACCGTGGCCGGCCCGGCGGTGCGCGAGCGCATCGGCTACGCGCCCGAGTACGACGCCCTCCCCGGCGACGAACGGGCCCACGACCTCGTCAGGCACCTGGCGGAGGTGCACGGCCTCCCCCACCGGGAGGCGGTGGGGCGGGCCAGCGACGCCCTGTGGCAGGTGGGTCTGGGCGAGGAGCGCTTCCGACCCGTCGGGACGATGTCGACGGGCCAGCGCCAGCGGGTGAAGCTCGCCGCCGCCCTCGCCCACGACCCCGCCCTCCTCCTCCTGGACGAGCCCACCAACGGCCTCGACCCGGTCCAGCGCGACGAGATGCTGGCCCTCATCAGGCGCATCAGCCACGACATCGGGATCGACGTGGTCCTGTCGTCGCACCTCCTCGAGGAGGTGGAGCGCACCTGCGACGCGGTGGTGATCCTCGGCGACGGGGTCGTCGCCGCCTCCGGCTCCCTCGATGCGCTCCGGGGTGCCGAACGGGGGCTCGCGGTCGATGTCGTCGACGCCGACTCGGCTCACACGCTCCTGGTGGCGCTGGCCGCCGTGGCCCCGGAGCTCCCCGTCGAGCAGGACGGACCGCGGCTCGTGGTCGCCGGCGACGCCGGCACCGCCGCCGACGCGGTCCGCGACGCCGCCGCCCGCGCCGGCGTGCCCCTGCGGCGCCTCGCCCCCCGCACCACCACCCTCGAGGAGGTCTTCCTCGCCTCCGGCGCGGCGACGGGCGAGGCCGGCCGTGGCTGA
- the ilvD gene encoding dihydroxy-acid dehydratase — translation MAEDSKTRSHEVTDGAQRAPARAMLRAIGMGDDDWDKPQVGVCSSWNEVTPCNMPLAHLAKVAKEGVRAAGGFPIEFTTIAISDGISMGHEGMRASLVSREVIADSVEVVMHAERLDGFVSFAGCDKSLPGMLMAAARLNLPSVFVYGGSIMPGQHRGRAIDIVDVFEAVGAFSAGTMSREELDEIERAACPTVGACAGMFTANTMASVGEALGMSLPGSASAPAVDERRDGIARASGEAVVRLLEAGIRPRQIMTKAAFENAIAVVMALGGSTNAVLHLLAIAAEARVDLALDDFNVVAARVPHIADTKPHGLYHMSDLDRIGGVPVVMRELLDAGLLDGDCLTVTGRTVAQNLADLDPPAPDGKVVHPLSDPIHATGGIAVLTGSLAPKGSVVKVAGLDFTRFEGTARVFDGEDGAMEAILADQIRAGDVVVIRYEGPKGGPGMREMLAVTGAMKGAGRGGDAALITDGRFSGGTHGFCIGHVAPEAVDGGPIAFVADGDRIVIDVEARTIDLLVDDDELARRRSDWKLPEPRYTTGVLAKYARLASGAERGAITEA, via the coding sequence ATGGCCGAGGACAGCAAGACGCGCAGCCACGAGGTGACCGACGGTGCCCAGCGGGCGCCGGCGCGGGCGATGCTGCGCGCCATCGGGATGGGTGACGACGACTGGGACAAGCCCCAGGTGGGGGTGTGCTCGTCCTGGAACGAGGTGACGCCGTGCAACATGCCGCTGGCCCACCTGGCGAAGGTCGCCAAGGAGGGTGTGCGCGCGGCGGGCGGCTTCCCCATCGAGTTCACCACCATCGCCATCTCCGACGGGATCTCCATGGGCCACGAGGGCATGCGGGCCTCGCTGGTCAGTCGGGAGGTCATCGCCGACTCCGTCGAGGTCGTCATGCACGCCGAGCGCCTCGACGGCTTCGTGTCCTTCGCCGGCTGCGACAAGAGCCTCCCGGGGATGCTCATGGCCGCCGCTCGGCTCAACCTGCCGTCGGTGTTCGTCTACGGCGGGTCGATCATGCCGGGCCAGCACAGGGGCAGGGCCATCGACATCGTCGACGTCTTCGAGGCGGTCGGCGCCTTCTCCGCCGGCACCATGTCGCGCGAGGAGCTCGACGAGATCGAGCGGGCCGCCTGCCCCACGGTCGGTGCCTGCGCGGGCATGTTCACCGCCAACACCATGGCGTCGGTGGGTGAGGCCCTCGGCATGTCGCTGCCGGGCAGCGCCTCGGCTCCGGCCGTCGACGAGCGGCGCGACGGCATCGCCAGGGCCAGCGGCGAGGCCGTGGTCCGGCTCCTCGAGGCGGGGATCCGGCCGCGCCAGATCATGACCAAGGCGGCGTTCGAGAACGCCATCGCCGTGGTGATGGCACTCGGTGGCTCGACCAACGCCGTGCTCCACCTGCTCGCCATCGCCGCCGAGGCGCGGGTCGACCTGGCGCTCGACGACTTCAACGTGGTGGCCGCACGCGTGCCCCACATCGCCGACACCAAGCCGCACGGGCTCTACCACATGAGCGACCTCGACCGGATCGGCGGAGTGCCCGTGGTCATGCGCGAGCTGCTCGACGCCGGCCTGCTCGACGGCGACTGCCTCACCGTCACAGGCCGGACCGTCGCCCAGAACCTGGCCGACCTCGACCCGCCGGCGCCCGACGGCAAGGTGGTGCACCCCCTCTCCGACCCGATCCACGCCACCGGCGGCATCGCCGTCCTCACCGGCTCGCTCGCCCCCAAGGGCTCGGTCGTGAAGGTCGCCGGCCTCGACTTCACCCGCTTCGAGGGCACCGCCCGCGTGTTCGACGGCGAGGACGGTGCCATGGAGGCGATCCTCGCCGACCAGATCCGCGCCGGCGACGTCGTGGTCATCCGGTACGAGGGCCCGAAGGGCGGTCCCGGCATGCGCGAGATGCTCGCGGTGACCGGCGCCATGAAGGGCGCCGGCCGGGGCGGCGACGCCGCGCTCATCACCGACGGGCGGTTCTCCGGCGGGACCCACGGCTTCTGCATCGGCCACGTGGCACCCGAGGCGGTCGACGGCGGACCCATTGCCTTCGTGGCCGACGGCGACCGCATCGTGATCGACGTCGAGGCCCGCACCATCGACCTCCTCGTCGACGACGACGAGCTGGCGCGTCGCCGCAGCGACTGGAAGCTGCCCGAGCCCCGCTACACCACCGGGGTCCTCGCCAAGTACGCCCGCCTCGCCAGCGGCGCCGAACGAGGCGCCATCACCGAGGCGTAG
- a CDS encoding TetR/AcrR family transcriptional regulator — protein MADARRPGRPRRPEVDRDVLEATLALVAEVGFTATTVEAVATRAGVGRATIYRRWPSREALLMAAAGELAGPAPAPDTGSLRGDLEEILIGLADDLGSGPAPSVLADIAAEAGRNPELRRLLDAHIHARRQASLEVLERAAARGELHAGTAHEIVIDLLAGAVLYRLTLRASAVDASIIAEILDTVLEGISP, from the coding sequence GTGGCTGATGCCCGTCGCCCCGGGCGGCCACGACGCCCCGAGGTCGACCGGGACGTGCTCGAAGCCACCCTCGCCCTGGTCGCGGAGGTGGGCTTCACCGCCACCACCGTCGAGGCCGTGGCGACCCGCGCCGGGGTGGGAAGGGCGACGATCTACCGTCGCTGGCCCAGTCGGGAGGCGTTGCTGATGGCGGCTGCCGGCGAGCTCGCCGGGCCGGCCCCCGCGCCTGACACCGGTTCGCTCCGCGGGGATCTGGAGGAGATCCTCATCGGCCTCGCTGACGACCTCGGCTCGGGGCCCGCCCCCAGTGTGCTGGCTGACATCGCCGCCGAAGCCGGCCGCAACCCCGAGCTTCGCCGCCTGCTGGATGCCCACATCCACGCCCGGCGGCAGGCCTCGCTCGAGGTCCTCGAGCGAGCCGCCGCCCGCGGCGAGCTGCATGCTGGCACCGCCCACGAGATCGTCATCGACCTCCTCGCCGGTGCCGTTCTGTACCGGCTCACCTTGCGGGCCTCCGCCGTCGACGCATCGATCATCGCCGAGATCCTCGACACCGTGCTCGAGGGGATCAGCCCCTGA